Proteins from a genomic interval of Euleptes europaea isolate rEulEur1 chromosome 18, rEulEur1.hap1, whole genome shotgun sequence:
- the WRAP53 gene encoding telomerase Cajal body protein 1 codes for MMEAEPPPENQDAPELDQPADSNLEAGEDSVSAATVLKLNGGQEGPGEVRERVSGPELLGEEPWPEGVSPGLEEEAQDEGREAALEGGEYYFPAYDFSEPPQRLTGSWAEYSHIPENFLKGCKWAPDGTCLLTNSADNCLRIYNLPAEMYANEWEAMAEMSPVLRMVEGDTVYDYCWFPHMNSADPQTCFVASSSRDNPIHIWDAFYGDLRATFRSYNHLDELTAAHALSFTPDGSQLFCGFNKTVRVFETSRPGRVCETRPTFAKKQGQSGIISCIAFSPTQPVYACASYSKTVGLYSRAEGDPLALLHGHRGGVTHALFSPEGFCLYTGGRKDSEILCWDLRQPGEVLFSMRRTVATNQRLYFDLDPSGRYLVSGDTEGLVTIWDTSQPPSSDPRPALQPVLQFQALWDCVNGISLHPSLPVLATASGQRKFPDLWDSGDEEAKEEGAHLPSPPQACGSNSLVLWHCASAAGAGVPQTA; via the exons ATGATGGAggcggagccgcctcctgaaaaTCAGGATGCTCCAGAACTGGACCAGCCAGCCGACAGCAATTTGGAAGCAGGAGAGGATTCCGTATCCGCTGCTACGGTGCTAAAGTTGAACGGAGGTCAGGAGGGCCCAGGAGAGGTGAGAGAGAGGGTCTCGGGGCCTGAACTCCTCGGAGAAGAGCCCTGGCCGGAGGGTGTGTCGCCGGGTCTGGAGGAAGAAGCGCAGGATGAAGgaagggaagctgccctggaagGTGGCGAATATTA CTTCCCTGCATACGACTTCTCGGAGCCCCCCCAGCGTCTGACTGGCTCATGGGCGGAGTACAGCCACATCCCAGAGAACTTCCTGAAAGGCTGCAAATG GGCTCCCGACGGGACTTGCCTGCTCACCAACAGCGCTGACAACTGCCTGCGAATTTACAACCTTCCTGCAGAGATGTATGCGAACGAGTGGGAGGCGATGGCAGAAATG AGCCCCGTGTTGCGCATGGTGGAAGGAGACACTGTGTACGACTACTGCTGGTTCCCGCACATGAACTCCGCCGACCCGCAGACTTGTTT CGTTGCTAGCAGTAGCCGCGATAACCCCATCCACATCTGGGACGCTTTCTATGGAGACCTGCGGGCGACCTTCCGCTCTTACAACCACCTG GATGAGCTGACTGCCGCCCACGCGCTGAGCTTCACCCCAGATGGCTCCCAGCTCTTCTGCGGCTTCAACAAGACCGTACGAGTGTTCGAGACGTCGCGCCCGGGCCGGGTGTGCGAGACCAGGCCCACGTTTG caAAGAAGCAAGGTCAGAGCGGCATCATTTCGTGCATCGCCTTCAGCCCCACCCAGCCGGTCTACGCCTGCGCCTCCTACTCGAAGACAGTGGGCCTCTACTCCCGGGCGGAGGGGGATCCCCTGGCCCTGCTGCATGGGCACCGGGGAGGGGTCACGCATGCCCTCTTCTCCCCCGAGGGCTTCTGCCTCTACACCGGTGGCCGCAAG GACTCGGAGATCCTCTGCTGGGACCTCCGGCAGCCCGGCGAAGTCCTCTTCTCCATGCGCCGAACGGTGGCCACCAACCAGAGGCTCTACTTTGACTTGGATCC GAGTGGGCGGTACTTGGTGAGTGGAGACACAGAGGGACTGGTCACCATCTGGGATACCTCCCAGCCCCCCAGCAGCGACCCTCGCCCCGCCCTGCAGCCCGTCCTCCAGTTCCAGGCCCTGTGGGACTGCGTCAACGGCATCAG CCTCCACCCCAGCCTCCCTGTGCTGGCCACAGCCTCCGGCCAGCGCAAATTTCCTGACCTGTGGGACAGTGGGGACGAAGAGGCGAAGGAGGAAGGGGCCCACCTGCCCAGTCCCCCCCAGGCCTGCGGGAGCAATTCCCTCGTGCTGTGGCATTGTGCCTCGGCTGCCGGAGCTGGTGTGCCCCAGACTGCTTAG